A genomic window from Flavobacterium azooxidireducens includes:
- the cphA gene encoding cyanophycin synthetase: MEIVNIKVMRGPNYWSGYRKKLIVMKLDIGEWEQRPTDIIDGFGKALKRVLPSLQSHRCSIGEEGGFFERVKQGTWLGHVIEHIALELQTLAGMECGYGRTRSTNTSGVYHVVFSYTSERAGIYAAKAAVNLVEKLINNEPYSVVEDIQELKRLYNRDKLGPSTYSIVAEAERRNIPYTRLNSNSLIMLGQGCNQKIICSSVASTSSSIAVNMASDKEDTRNLLAKNYIPVPKGTLVYDITELEEAINEIGFPIVTKPINGNHGRGITTRINTIEQAINGFYEAKKVSRSVIVEKFIKGNDYRFLVINYKLVAVAKRTPAMVVGNGFSTISELIDATNKDERRGNGHEKELTKIKIDAGTEAILAEKNLTINTVLPFGDVLYLKDTANISSGGTAEDVTDLVHPSNIFMAERIARLMNLDICGIDIMAEDVAEPITNQNGAIIEVNAGPGLRMHLSPTEGTARNVAEPLVEMLFPNNAESRIPLVAVTGTNGKTTVTRLIAHLAQTAGHHTGYTSTDGIYIDGNPILKGDCSGPASAAVVLRDPLVDFAVLECARGGILRSGLGFDNCNISIVTNITDDHLGLNDIDTIHQLARVKAVVPQSTFDHGYAILNADDDLVFRIKRTLDCNIALFSMDANNPRIINHCREGGLAAFIENNRFVISKGEWKTTIAEVSQVPLTFSGTCEFMIKNILPALLTASISNFSLEAISAGLQSFIPSPEMTPGRMNHFKFKDFILMVDYAHNTSGYEHLEKYMNQVQATQKTGVVSATGDRRDEDVRSIGRYAGLMFDKIILKHDRDNRGRTKEQLTTLLMEGIREVNLNVEVTIVSDETEAIQYAIDSAKPGEFIFVCADDIPNTLAYVQQQLDFENAPIDLGAVI, from the coding sequence TTTGAACGCGTCAAACAAGGCACTTGGTTGGGTCACGTCATCGAACACATTGCTCTCGAACTGCAAACATTAGCCGGAATGGAATGTGGCTACGGACGAACACGTTCTACCAACACATCCGGAGTTTATCACGTTGTTTTTTCGTATACTAGCGAAAGAGCAGGAATCTACGCCGCCAAAGCTGCCGTTAATTTAGTGGAAAAACTAATCAACAACGAACCCTATTCTGTTGTAGAAGATATTCAAGAATTAAAACGTCTATATAACAGAGATAAATTAGGTCCAAGCACCTACTCCATCGTCGCAGAAGCTGAACGCAGAAACATTCCGTACACGAGACTCAACAGCAATTCGTTGATTATGTTGGGACAAGGTTGTAATCAGAAAATTATCTGTTCCTCAGTTGCATCTACGTCAAGCAGTATCGCTGTTAATATGGCTTCCGATAAAGAAGATACACGAAACTTATTAGCCAAAAACTATATTCCGGTTCCAAAAGGCACACTCGTTTATGACATTACTGAACTCGAAGAAGCTATCAACGAAATCGGTTTTCCCATCGTAACCAAACCAATTAATGGCAATCATGGACGAGGAATTACAACCCGAATCAACACCATCGAACAAGCCATCAATGGTTTTTATGAAGCTAAAAAAGTTTCCCGAAGTGTCATTGTCGAAAAGTTTATCAAAGGAAATGATTATCGTTTTCTAGTTATCAATTACAAACTCGTTGCGGTTGCCAAACGCACTCCGGCAATGGTAGTTGGCAATGGTTTTTCTACCATTTCAGAACTGATTGATGCCACCAATAAAGACGAACGCAGAGGAAATGGTCACGAAAAAGAACTCACCAAAATAAAAATTGACGCAGGAACAGAAGCTATTTTAGCAGAAAAAAACCTTACGATAAATACAGTTCTTCCCTTTGGTGATGTTCTATATTTAAAAGATACCGCCAACATCAGCTCCGGCGGAACAGCGGAAGATGTCACCGATTTAGTGCATCCTTCCAATATTTTTATGGCAGAACGCATTGCACGGTTAATGAATTTAGACATCTGTGGCATTGATATTATGGCTGAAGACGTTGCAGAACCAATCACCAACCAAAACGGAGCAATCATTGAAGTCAATGCAGGTCCCGGTCTCCGAATGCATCTTTCTCCTACCGAAGGAACAGCCAGAAATGTCGCAGAACCTTTAGTAGAAATGCTTTTCCCAAATAACGCAGAATCGCGTATTCCGCTCGTGGCCGTTACAGGCACGAATGGTAAAACAACCGTTACCCGTTTAATCGCCCATTTGGCACAAACCGCAGGACATCATACCGGTTATACTTCCACCGACGGAATTTACATCGATGGAAACCCAATTCTGAAAGGCGATTGCAGCGGCCCGGCCAGTGCAGCAGTAGTTTTGCGTGATCCATTAGTAGATTTCGCCGTACTCGAATGTGCCAGAGGTGGCATTCTTCGTTCCGGTTTAGGGTTTGATAATTGCAACATTAGTATCGTAACCAATATCACCGACGACCATTTAGGTTTAAACGATATTGACACCATTCATCAACTCGCAAGAGTGAAAGCCGTTGTTCCGCAAAGCACGTTTGATCACGGTTATGCGATTCTAAATGCCGATGATGATTTAGTTTTCCGCATCAAACGAACCCTCGATTGCAATATCGCTTTGTTTAGTATGGATGCCAATAATCCACGCATCATTAACCATTGCCGCGAAGGTGGATTAGCCGCTTTTATCGAAAACAATCGTTTTGTTATCAGCAAAGGCGAATGGAAAACCACCATCGCAGAAGTTTCACAAGTTCCGCTGACCTTTTCCGGTACTTGCGAGTTTATGATAAAAAATATTCTTCCGGCTTTGTTAACAGCTTCAATAAGTAATTTTTCTTTGGAAGCTATTTCAGCCGGACTCCAATCGTTCATTCCTTCTCCCGAAATGACACCGGGCAGAATGAACCATTTTAAATTCAAAGATTTTATTTTGATGGTCGATTACGCACACAATACCAGTGGATATGAGCATTTGGAGAAATATATGAATCAAGTTCAGGCAACCCAAAAAACAGGCGTTGTTTCAGCCACGGGCGACCGTCGTGATGAAGACGTTAGAAGCATCGGTCGTTATGCCGGTTTAATGTTCGATAAAATCATTCTCAAACACGATCGTGATAACCGCGGACGAACCAAAGAACAACTCACTACTTTACTGATGGAAGGCATCCGAGAAGTGAACCTCAACGTAGAAGTCACCATCGTTTCCGATGAAACCGAAGCCATTCAATATGCCATTGATAGTGCAAAACCAGGCGAATTCATTTTTGTGTGTGCCGATGATATTCCAAATACGCTAGCCTACGTGCAACAACAACTGGATTTTGAAAACGCCCCGATCGATTTAGGAGCGGTTATTTAA
- a CDS encoding FtsK/SpoIIIE domain-containing protein has product MTNNILTRYACEISKIESSKDIPEYFWVGNTIDGKIPILLPFKNSKGFIYDIGVNVDNLVKIHQAMEFLALKTLLSLNNNLLKVAVIDIGFGATFQNLKKLNKNNVPIEFITEQNQLDKFLIQITNTAKEIESNIISQQVLTHISEFNVYSKVPKPYNLILIPNFPIGINNQQIEKIKDLILFANKCGYIFVLGFLHSEVKKLTEKSYNSFDFSVFLQNMQRINIVVENKNALYNISPNIIELIANRGYNHLQISENTITEAINLTNSKYAKDEKTFENKDFLNIPIGYDDSGNRHFFNFGSTSKSYHALISGVTGSGKSTLLNNILTQIAENYSSDEIRLFLFDYKQAVEFNKFRNHPNVELLHLDNNNYDVAIETLKTFINEIAVRSDLFVKSKVDNIEDYTSKYKIKLDRKILIIDEIQRIFKTDYSKVKEVKELLEQVATQGRSYGLHLIICSQTFRNIDKISDFRGQFNVRIGFRHEETLDANALGIDKDFINLPYYQIYHRSPLGITYVPNLDEISKTSIEPRIKATIGKFKVNNKFKIKIIEPSSVSANTSSSSNNSGMKPPKKDRL; this is encoded by the coding sequence ATGACAAACAATATATTAACAAGATACGCTTGCGAAATTTCTAAAATTGAAAGTTCTAAAGATATTCCTGAATATTTTTGGGTAGGAAATACTATTGACGGTAAAATTCCAATCTTATTGCCATTCAAAAATTCAAAAGGTTTTATTTATGACATTGGAGTTAATGTTGATAATCTAGTAAAAATTCATCAAGCGATGGAATTTTTGGCATTAAAAACTTTATTGAGTTTAAATAACAATTTGTTGAAAGTTGCTGTAATAGATATTGGATTTGGGGCAACATTTCAAAATCTAAAGAAGTTAAACAAAAACAATGTCCCAATTGAATTTATTACTGAACAAAATCAACTTGATAAATTCTTAATTCAAATAACAAATACAGCAAAAGAAATTGAAAGTAATATAATTTCACAGCAAGTTTTAACACACATTTCCGAATTTAATGTTTATTCAAAAGTTCCTAAACCTTATAATTTAATTTTAATACCAAATTTCCCAATTGGCATAAACAATCAACAAATTGAGAAAATAAAAGATTTGATATTGTTTGCGAATAAATGTGGATATATTTTTGTTTTAGGTTTTTTACATTCAGAAGTTAAAAAGTTAACAGAAAAATCTTATAATTCATTTGATTTTAGTGTTTTTCTACAAAATATGCAACGAATAAATATTGTTGTAGAAAATAAAAATGCACTCTACAATATCAGCCCTAATATTATAGAATTAATCGCAAACAGAGGATATAATCATTTACAAATTTCTGAAAATACAATAACTGAAGCAATAAATCTTACAAATTCCAAATATGCAAAAGATGAAAAAACTTTTGAAAACAAAGATTTTTTAAATATTCCTATTGGTTATGATGATAGTGGGAATAGGCATTTTTTCAATTTTGGTTCTACTTCTAAATCTTATCACGCTTTAATTTCGGGAGTAACAGGTTCGGGTAAATCAACACTTCTGAACAATATTTTAACCCAAATTGCAGAAAATTATTCATCTGATGAAATTCGTTTATTTTTGTTTGACTATAAACAAGCAGTAGAGTTTAACAAATTTAGAAATCATCCGAATGTAGAACTTTTACATTTGGATAATAATAATTATGATGTTGCTATTGAAACTTTAAAGACATTTATTAATGAAATAGCGGTAAGAAGCGACTTATTTGTAAAGAGCAAAGTTGATAATATAGAAGACTATACAAGTAAATACAAAATAAAATTAGATAGAAAAATTTTAATAATAGATGAAATTCAAAGAATTTTTAAAACTGACTATAGCAAGGTAAAAGAAGTAAAAGAACTTTTAGAACAAGTTGCTACTCAAGGTAGAAGTTATGGTTTACATCTTATTATTTGCTCACAAACATTTAGAAATATTGATAAGATTTCTGACTTTAGAGGGCAGTTCAATGTTCGTATAGGCTTTAGACACGAGGAAACATTAGATGCAAATGCTTTGGGAATTGATAAAGATTTTATAAATCTGCCATATTATCAAATTTATCATCGTTCACCTTTGGGCATTACTTATGTTCCAAATTTAGATGAAATTTCAAAAACAAGTATTGAACCGAGAATTAAAGCAACTATAGGCAAATTTAAAGTTAATAATAAATTTAAAATTAAAATTATTGAACCCAGTTCAGTGTCTGCAAATACTTCAAGTAGTTCTAATAATTCAGGAATGAAACCTCCAAAAAAAGACAGATTATAA